The Pagrus major chromosome 17, Pma_NU_1.0 genome includes a region encoding these proteins:
- the arhgef1 gene encoding rho guanine nucleotide exchange factor 1 isoform X4 has product MSIIGAEDEDFENDLTDVVDDQCSCFNNIEQLKERPAHLLVFMQHVILQFDPAPLLCYLHSDLFKSFSAKETKKQFVEFNNTFLDKGAILRVAAPPNVTYELDRIRPDLLSEDTQKRYAQEIQALQAAEVAKQLEDFKQKRMMGMTPNEAELIDVESHYPTDRIPMEMKEKSVAENLLDKMSETQPAIVSDEEKCQSIFTAVAFYMKHLGVKTRAVDSKKSRGGFFRRQLVKNKKDESTKGKPRGVFPGIPSWIAGNTEVKPKTEAEAEKEKPNPERKGPTPGRASLTDPAAPSLPSKKSGSIGSPASLTGSEISDGSSNNISTINNPESSNIDGLLSNRLEPPTLSEGGDVSPVGLGGGLTVGELLTPSDTPTEENLEKDSFEGPVLAPEGPGQSPTSPSPQLEEMDPRLLEFEQDPPNWRELASPEALSNLGKKETKRQEVINELFATEHAHVRMLSVLQMVFSKPLEREELLTGTELAAIFPNLDEIIDMHHNFYDNLKKLRLDDSFIVKSISTTVLNRFGGTEGEWFQKLTARFCSHQSWALDQIKSRQKKEPRFNSFILEAESKPQCRRLQLKDIIPIEMQRLTKYPLLLENIAKSTDNPTEKERIQQSAECCRKILNHVNEEVKVMENLLTLKDYQRRLDTSGLKPSNELYTEYRNIDLTQKKMLYEGPVTWRVTKEKAIEVQCVLLGDLLVLLQRQDDKMVLKCQSKSNIALQEGKQMLSPIIKLDSVFLREVATDRKAFYVIFTWDSGAQIYELVAQSLGERKIWTEVIKTAVDDLKKSGAPMRLTLPPGTGGAPFSPSALTAPLSPTENGSLKSSSDRDKDSLTDEKSSDPRHRLIDFLSEKGFDLIGHSNSYQEKVANSALDEVMSLKRLLVGSISLSEDSQDDEENGEEQSERPSQEMDSCQSTEESQSTDRGAEEENDNPSEKEGAGMKGEEERSISAPLVLSQERMEEVCRRLHSLQDHLKRLQTVEDEHHKLQEALSKFSLEGGNFQ; this is encoded by the exons ATTCTCAGAGTGGCAGCACCACCTAATGTAACCTATGAATTGG ACCGAATCCGTCCAGATCTGCTCTCCGAGGACACCCAAAAACGTTATGCTCAGGAGATTCAGGCCCTGCAGGCGGCCGAAGTGGCCAAACAGCTGGAAGATTTCAA GCAGAAAAGGATGATGGGTATGACCCCCAACGAGGCTGAGCTCATTGACGTGGAGAGTCACTATCCCACCGACCGCATCCCGATGGAGATGAAGGAGAAGTCTGTAGCTGAAAATCTGCTGGACAAGATGTCTGAGACACA aCCGGCAATTGTCTCGGATGAAGAAAAATG CCAATCCATCTTCACAGCGGTGGCCTTCTACATGAAGCACCTCGGGGTTAAAACCAGGGCAGTCGACAGTAAGAAGTCGAGGGGAGGCTTCTTCAGGAGACAGCTAGTCAAG AATAAGAAGGATGAATCCACAAAGGGCAAGCCCAGAGGCGTGTTTCCTGGCATCCCCAGCTGGATTGCAGGCAACA CTGAGGTCAAACCTAAAACGGAGGCTGAAG CGGAAAAGGAGAAACCGAATCCAGAGCGTAAGGGTCCAACACCAGGCAGAGCCTCTTTGACCGACCCTGCAGCCCCGTCCCTCCCCAGCAAGAAGTCTGGTTCCATTGGAAGCCCCGCCTCCCTGACTGGGTCAGAGATCAGTGATGGCTCCAGCAACAACATCAGCACCATCAACAACCCCGAGTCTTCAAACATTGATG GCCTCTTAAGCAATCGCTTAGAGCCTCCGACCCTCTCAGAAGGGGGTGATGTGTCCCCTGTCGGGTTGGGAGGAGGGCTGACAGTTGGGGAGCTGCTCACACCCAGCGACACTCCCACAGAGGAAAATCTGGAGAAAGACAG TTTTGAAGGACCAGTTTTGGCTCCTGAAGGGCCCGGCCAGTCCCCCACCAGCCCCTCCCcgcagctggaggagatggaccCGCGCCTCCTGGAGTTCGAGCAGGACCCGCCCAACTGGAGGGAGCTGGCCTCCCCTGAAGCCCTGTCCAATCTCGGCAAGAAGGAGACCAAGAGGCAGGAGGTCATCAATG AGTTGTTTGCAACTGAGCATGCCCATGTACGGATGTTAAGTGTCCTTCAGATGGTCTTCTCAAAGCCattagagagagaggagctcctgacTGGCACTGAGCTGGCCGCCATTTTCCCCAACCTGGATGAGATCATTGATATGCACC ATAACTTCTACGACAACTTGAAGAAACTGCGTTTGGATGACTCCTTCATCGTGAAATCCATCAGCACGACGGTGCTCAACAGA tTTGGGGGCACAGAAGGGGAGTGGTTCCAGAAATTGACAGCTCGTTTCTGCAGTCACCAGTCGTGGGCCTTGGACCAGATCAAGAGCAGGCAGAAGAAAGAGCCACGCTTCAACTCCTTCATACTG GAGGCAGAGAGTAAGCCCCAGTGCCGCAGGCTGCAGCTCAAGGACATCATTCCCATAGAGATGCAGAGACTGACCAAATACCCGTTGCTGCTGGAGAATATTGCCAAgagcacag ACAACCcgacagagaaggagaggatcCAGCAGAGCGCAGAGTGCTGCAGAAAGATCCTCAACCATGTCAATGAGGAGGTCAAAGTGATGGAGAACCTATTG ACTCTGAAGGACTACCAGCGTCGATTGGACACATCAGGGCTCAAACCCAGTAATGAGCTTTATACTGAATATAGG AACATAGATCTGACTCAGAAGAAGATGCTTTATGAAGGCCCTGTGACCTGGAGAGTCACAAAGGAGAAGGCAATCG AGGTGCAGTGTGTGCTGCTTGGAGACCTGCTGGTGCTCCTGCAGAGGCAGGACGACAAGATGGTCCTCAAATGCCAGAGCAAGAGTAACATAGCCCTGCAGGAGGGCAAGCAGATGCTGAGCCCTATTATCAAGCTGGACTCGGTCTTCCTACGTGAGGTGGCCACAG ATCGAAAGGCCTTCTATGTGATTTTTACCTGGGATAGCGGTGCTCAGATCTATGAGCTTGTGGCTCAGTCTCTTGGAGAGAGGAAAAT ctggactgaggtgataaaaacaGCAGTGGATGATCTGAAGAAGAGTGGAGCACCCATGAGGTTGACACTGCCTCCTGGAACTGGAGGAGCTCCCTTCAGTCCCTCCGC gCTGACTGCCCCTTTGAGCCCGACAGAGAATGGGAGTTTGAAAAGCAGCAGTG ATCGAGATAAAGACAGCTTGACGGATGAGAAGTCTTCAGACCCGAGGCACAGGCTGATTGATTTCCTGTCAGAGAAAGGCTTTGACCTGATAGGCCACTCCAACAGCTATCAGGAGAAGGTGGCCAACAGTGCTTTGGATGAAG TCATGTCGCTGAAAAGGCTGTTGGTCGGCAGCATCAGTCTGTCAGAAGACTCACAGGACGATGAAGAAAACGGAGAGGAGCAATCAGAGAGGCCCAGTCAAGAAatggacagctgtcagtcaacag AAGAAAGCCAGAGCACAGACAGGGGAGCCGAGGAGGAGAACGATAACCCTTCTGAAAAAGAAGGTGCGGGGAtgaagggagaggaggagaggagcatcAGTGCACCACTGGTGCTGTCccaggagaggatggaggaagtGTGCAGGAGGCTCCACAGTCTGCAGGACCACCTAAAGAGACTACAG ACTGTAGAAgatgagcaccacaagctgcaGGAGGCCCTTTCCAAGTTCTCACTGGAGGGGGGAAACTTCCAGTAA